A window of the Lolium perenne isolate Kyuss_39 chromosome 7, Kyuss_2.0, whole genome shotgun sequence genome harbors these coding sequences:
- the LOC127313342 gene encoding protein PHOSPHATE-INDUCED 1-like has translation MESAPSGFNLRDHVLVVFVLALLSLAHHSMGARRLMELYEPESSERLTYHNGTVLSGDIPVSILWYGNFTAAQKDIVSDFLFSLAAAPGAYPSPSVPQWWSSIVQLYHSKVKAVGKKGAEKTRVFLSGNFSDEGCSLGRSLTLSQLPALASAAKPAKGGVALVLTAQDVAVEGFCMSRCGMHGSDAKAGTTYVWVGNSAAQCPAQCAWPFKEEDPAVVPPNGDLGMDGLVINVASMLAGAVTNPFGDGFYQGERQAPLEAATACQGVYGTGAYPGNAGKLLIDKVTGASYNANGARGRKCLLPALFDPLTSGCATLV, from the coding sequence ATGGAGTCAGCTCCGAGCGGCTTCAATCTCCGAGACCATGTTCTGGTTGTGTTCGTGCTAGCTCTACTGAGCTTGGCACACCACTCCATGGGAGCAAGGAGGCTCATGGAGCTGTACGAGCCCGAATCCAGCGAGCGCCTCACGTACCACAACGGCACCGTGCTGAGCGGCGACATCCCCGTGTCCATCCTCTGGTACGGGAACTTCACGGCGGCGCAGAAGGACATCGTCTCCGACTTCCTTTTCTCTCTCGCCGCCGCGCCGGGAGCGTACCCCTCCCCTTCCGTGCCGCAGTGGTGGAGCAGTATCGTCCAACTGTACCACTCCAAGGTGAAGGCCGTCGGCAAGAAGGGAGCCGAGAAGACGCGGGTGTTCCTCTCCGGCAACTTCTCCGACGAGGGGTGCTCGCTGGGACGGAGCCTGACACTGTCCCAGCTCCCGGCGCTGGCGTCAGCGGCGAAGCCCGCGAAAGGCGGCGTCGCGCTGGTGCTCACGGCGCAGGACGTGGCCGTGGAAGGGTTCTGCATGAGCCGGTGCGGCATGCACGGGTCGGACGCCAAGGCCGGCACCACCTACGTGTGGGTCGGCAACTCGGCGGCGCAGTGCCCCGCCCAGTGCGCGTGGCCGTTCAAGGAGGAGGATCCGGCGGTGGTGCCGCCGAACGGCGACCTGGGCATGGACGGCCTCGTGATCAACGTGGCCAGCATGCTCGCTGGCGCGGTGACCAACCCGTTCGGCGACGGGTTCTACCAGGGAGAACGCCAGGCGCCGCTGGAGGCCGCGACGGCGTGCCAGGGGGTATACGGTACCGGCGCGTACCCCGGGAACGCCGGCAAGCTATTGATTGATAAGGTGACCGGAGCGAGCTACAACGCCAACGGGGCGCGCGGGAGGAAGTGCCTGCTGCCTGCGCTGTTCGACCCCTTGACGTCCGGGTGTGCCACGCTGGTTTGA
- the LOC127317657 gene encoding monooxygenase 2-like translates to MQPQDATEDIVIAGAGLAGLGVALGLHRKGVRSVVLESSPSLRTSGFAFMTWTNAFRALDALGVGDKMRSQHVQVQGVRVMSSITGEVVREIDIRVQGKCGPHEARCVQRNVLLQALEEELPRDTIRYSSKIVSIDQDTGSDAKILHLADGSTLRAKVVIGCDGINSVVANWLGLAKPCDSGRRVTRGHVKYPDGHGFQPKFMQFTGKGFRAGLVPCGETDVYWFLTWSPSCPDADGKDDVEQSAAAMKQFVLTKLTSINAPPQVLDAVERSQMNDVLVAPLRYRPPLSLLLASITKGNVCVAGDALHPTTPDLAQGACAALEDAVVLARCLGDAIVGDGSESVEAALLKYAGIRRWRSAQLIAASYMVGFVQQSDHAIVRFVRDKLLSGVLAKGLLMMPDYDCGTL, encoded by the exons ATGCAACCGCAGGACGCCACCGAGGACATCGTCATTGCCGGCGCCGGCTTGGCCGGCCTCGGCGTTGCCCTGGGCCTCCACAG GAAAGGCGTTCGGAGCGTGGTGCTGGAGTCGTCGCCGTCGCTTCGGACATCTGGGTTCGCGTTCATGACATGGACGAACGCCTTCCGCGCGCTTGATGCCCTTGGGGTAGGAGACAAGATGAGGAGCCAGCATGTGCAGGTTCAAGG GGTGCGTGTCATGTCTTCGATTACCGGCGAAGTAGTGCGAGAAATTGACATACGGGTTCAGGGAAAATG CGGGCCGCACGAAGCCCGGTGCGTGCAGCGCAATGTTCTGTTGCAGGCACTTGAAGAGGAGCTGCCGAGAGACACCATCCGCTACTCCTCCAAGATTGTTTCCATCGACCAAGACACCGGCAGCGATGCCAAGATCCTCCACCTCGCCGACGGCTCGACTCTCAGGGCGAAGGTTGTGATCGGGTGCGACGGCATCAACTCGGTGGTGGCGAACTGGCTGGGGCTCGCCAAGCCGTGCGACTCAGGGCGCAGGGTCACGCGGGGACATGTCAAGTACCCTGACGGCCATGGTTTCCAGCCCAAGTTCATGCAGTTCACCGGCAAAGGCTTCCGTGCTGGTCTGGTGCCCTGCGGCGAGACAGACGTCTACTGGTTTTTGACATGGTCTCCTTCCTGTCCAGATGCAGATG GCAAGGATGACGTCGAGCAGAGTGCGGCGGCGATGAAGCAGTTCGTGCTGACCAAGCTGACGAGCATCAACGCCCCTCCCCAGGTGCTGGACGCTGTGGAGAGGAGCCAGATGAACGACGTGCTCGTGGCGCCGCTGCGCTACCGGCCGCCGCTTTCGCTCCTGCTCGCGAGCATCACCAAGGGCAACGTGTGCGTGGCCGGCGACGCGCTCCACCCCACGACGCCGGACCTTGCGCAGGGCGCGTGCGCGGCGCTCGAGGACGCCGTCGTCCTCGCGCGGTGCCTCGGCGACGCCATCGTCGGAGACGGGAGCGAGAGCGTCGAGGCGGCGCTGCTCAAGTACGCAGGGATCAGGCGGTGGAGGAGCGCCCAGCTGATCGCGGCGTCCTACATGGTCGGGTTCGTGCAGCAGAGCGATCACGCGATCGTGAGGTTTGTGCGGGACAAGTTGCTGTCCGGGGTGCTCGCCAAGGGGCTCCTCATGATGCCCGACTACGACTGCGGAACGCTCTGA